From Brassica oleracea var. oleracea cultivar TO1000 chromosome C3, BOL, whole genome shotgun sequence, a single genomic window includes:
- the LOC106330884 gene encoding uncharacterized mitochondrial protein AtMg00810-like encodes MVFLMEVARSMMFHTNVPKGFWSDVLMSATYLINRTPTKVSPPSMEEAFNKEGNLGSKKAKTPLEEGYKVLREGEYESTPFGSPFGDIKKYRRMVGKLIYLTITSPDVCFAVNHVSQHMGAPKVHHWNMVERILRYLREAPGQGVWMACNKSTEVVGYCDADWTGDRDDRRSNTGYCTFIGGNLVTWKSKKQKVVSCSSAEAEYRAMRKLTSELIWIINLLKDLGIETTTPITMHCDNQAAIHIA; translated from the exons ATGGTGTTTTTGATGGAGGTAGCAAGATCAATGATGTTCCACACGAATGTTCCAAAAGGATTCTGGAGTGATGTTCTGATGTCTGCTACTTATCTGATCAATAGAACTCCAACTAAAGTCTCACCACCTTCAATGGAAGAGGCTTT CAACAAGGAAG GAAACCTTGGGAGTAAAAAGGCCAAGACTCCATTAGAAGAAGGATACAAGGTGCTGAGAGAGGGGGAGTATGAGTCTACACCATTTGGATCACCATTTGGAGATATCAAGAAATATAGAAGAATGGTGGGCAAGCTCATCTATCTAACCATCACCAGCCCAGATGTGTGCTTTGCTGTGAATCATGTGAGTCAACACATGGGAGCTCCTAAGGTGCATCATTGGAATATGGTGGAGAGGATCTTAAGGTACCTAAGAGAAGCGCCTGGCCAAGGAGTATGGATGGCATGTAACAAGAGTACTGAAGTTGTTGGGTATTGTGATGCTGATTGGACTGGAGACAGAGATGATAGGAGATCAAATACAGGCTACTGCACCTTCATTGGAGGAAACCTGGTCACATGGAAGAGCAAGAAGCAGAAGGTGGTGTCTTGTTCAAGTGCTGAAGCAGAGTATAGAGCAATGAGGAAGCTTACTAGTGAGCTCATTTGGATCATAAACTTACTAAAGGATTTGGGCATAGAGACAACAACACCAATCACAATGCACTGTGACAATCAGGCGGCGATACATATAGCATAA